From a single Azospirillum fermentarium genomic region:
- a CDS encoding STAS domain-containing protein, translating to MPQAPTVVIGFSGALTIREAEEVFGRLREALETSERVEIDCSGVTEADITFIQLILAARTSAAAAGKTLMMSGPAGGALLDALAVCGLADGPQAPFWTEGRLA from the coding sequence ATGCCGCAGGCACCGACCGTGGTGATCGGGTTTTCGGGCGCTCTGACCATCCGCGAGGCGGAAGAGGTCTTCGGGCGTCTGAGGGAAGCGCTGGAAACGTCGGAACGCGTCGAAATCGACTGCTCCGGCGTGACCGAAGCCGACATCACCTTCATTCAACTGATCCTTGCCGCCCGCACGAGCGCCGCCGCCGCCGGCAAGACGCTGATGATGTCCGGCCCGGCGGGCGGGGCGCTGCTGGATGCCCTGGCGGTCTGCGGTCTGGCGGACGGACCGCAGGCCCCGTTCTGGACCGAAGGGAGACTTGCCTGA
- a CDS encoding two-component system response regulator — MTARLPPPARQRAVVIDDSASALRQMIRLLEAIEDCTPIGFTDSGQGMGWCRANSFDLLVVDYQMPPPDGLAVIEAIRADPRHALVPVVMVTAADDRDVRYMALQSGATDFLTKPIDGIEFVARMRNLLASCRAHKALAEVSQWLTDEVRKTSLVIRQSPSSVLITDSDGLIEYVNPTFVETTGYQPSEVIGEKPGFLVPNILAPETYEDLRAALTAGRDWRGTFQSHRKDGSLFWESAVVSPIRDAAGTITNYVAITEDITLRKEYEARLEWQANYDSLTGLPNRMLLQDRLSQAIAHAGRDHCQLVVMMVDLDRFKAVNDTLGHEAGDELLRAVAQRLQGEVSVTDTVARTGDDDFAVVMPIVGPLTAPAVTSPETMAERICTALGAPFVIGGTEIFVSARIGIATYPGDGQTPQMLLRSAAAAVPAAGGGAEGGGRGALRHWRFFTQALDSRARQHQAIETGLRHALARQEMALVYHPLVDVRSGRVLGAEALLRWTSAELGPVPPDQFIPMAEATGLIIPIGAWVIETVCRDLAAWRARGIRTGRIAVNVSSRQMIDRSLQDVIGRALHTHAVPPGQLEIEVTERLLLDTSAHTKALLEDLRAMGLRFAIDDFGTGYSAMGYLTQFPFDVLKVDRSFIAKVMHRPQDAALTQAIVAMAHTLDLEVVAEGVETTGQLDFLKDCGCDFAQGFLFSRPLAADDFAGFIRTDRRHPDGC, encoded by the coding sequence GTGACCGCCCGGCTGCCACCCCCCGCCCGGCAGCGGGCGGTGGTCATCGACGACAGCGCCAGCGCGCTGCGCCAGATGATCCGCCTGCTGGAAGCCATCGAGGACTGCACCCCCATCGGCTTCACCGATTCCGGGCAGGGGATGGGGTGGTGCCGGGCCAACAGTTTCGATCTGCTGGTGGTGGACTATCAGATGCCGCCCCCCGACGGCCTGGCGGTGATCGAGGCCATCCGCGCCGACCCGCGCCATGCCCTGGTGCCGGTGGTGATGGTGACCGCGGCCGACGACCGCGACGTCCGGTACATGGCGCTGCAAAGCGGCGCCACCGATTTCCTGACCAAGCCCATCGACGGCATCGAGTTCGTGGCGCGCATGCGCAACCTGCTGGCGTCCTGCCGGGCGCACAAGGCGCTGGCCGAGGTGTCGCAGTGGCTGACCGACGAGGTGCGCAAGACCTCGCTGGTGATCCGTCAGAGCCCGTCGTCGGTGCTCATCACCGACAGCGACGGGCTGATCGAGTACGTGAACCCGACGTTCGTGGAAACCACCGGCTACCAGCCGTCGGAGGTGATCGGGGAAAAGCCGGGCTTTCTGGTGCCGAACATCCTGGCCCCGGAAACCTATGAGGATCTGCGGGCCGCCCTGACCGCGGGCCGCGACTGGCGCGGCACCTTCCAGAGCCACCGCAAGGACGGCAGCCTGTTCTGGGAATCGGCGGTGGTGTCGCCCATCCGCGACGCCGCCGGCACCATCACCAATTACGTCGCCATCACCGAAGACATCACCCTGCGCAAGGAATACGAAGCGCGGCTGGAATGGCAGGCCAATTACGATTCCCTGACCGGCCTGCCCAACCGCATGCTGCTGCAGGACCGGCTGAGCCAGGCGATCGCCCATGCCGGGCGCGACCATTGCCAGCTTGTGGTGATGATGGTGGACCTCGACCGGTTCAAGGCCGTCAACGATACCCTGGGGCACGAGGCGGGGGACGAGCTTCTGCGCGCGGTGGCCCAGCGTCTGCAGGGGGAGGTGAGCGTCACCGATACCGTCGCCCGCACCGGCGACGACGATTTCGCCGTGGTCATGCCCATCGTCGGCCCGCTGACGGCACCCGCGGTGACATCCCCCGAAACCATGGCCGAGCGCATCTGCACCGCGCTCGGCGCCCCCTTCGTCATCGGCGGCACCGAGATCTTCGTGTCCGCCCGCATCGGCATCGCCACCTATCCCGGCGACGGCCAGACGCCGCAGATGCTGCTGCGCAGCGCCGCCGCCGCCGTGCCCGCGGCGGGCGGCGGGGCCGAGGGCGGGGGGCGGGGCGCGCTGCGCCACTGGCGCTTCTTCACCCAGGCGCTCGACAGCCGTGCCCGGCAGCATCAGGCCATCGAAACCGGCCTGCGCCACGCCCTGGCCCGGCAGGAGATGGCGCTGGTCTATCACCCGCTGGTGGATGTGCGCAGCGGCCGCGTGCTGGGGGCGGAGGCGCTGTTGCGCTGGACCTCCGCCGAGCTGGGCCCGGTGCCCCCGGACCAGTTCATCCCCATGGCCGAGGCCACCGGCCTGATCATTCCCATCGGCGCCTGGGTGATCGAAACCGTCTGCCGCGATCTGGCCGCGTGGCGCGCCCGGGGCATCCGCACCGGGCGCATCGCCGTCAACGTATCCAGCCGGCAGATGATCGACCGGTCGCTGCAGGACGTGATCGGGCGGGCGCTGCACACCCATGCCGTCCCGCCGGGGCAGTTGGAGATCGAGGTCACCGAGCGGCTGCTGCTGGACACCTCGGCCCATACCAAGGCGCTGCTGGAAGACCTGCGCGCCATGGGGCTGCGTTTCGCCATCGACGATTTCGGCACCGGCTATTCGGCCATGGGCTATCTGACCCAGTTCCCCTTCGACGTGCTGAAGGTGGACCGGTCGTTCATCGCCAAGGTGATGCACCGGCCCCAGGACGCGGCCCTGACCCAGGCGATCGTCGCCATGGCCCACACCCTGGATCTGGAGGTGGTGGCCGAAGGGGTGGAAACCACCGGCCAGCTTGATTTCCTCAAGGACTGCGGCTGCGATTTCGCCCAGGGGTTCCTGTTCTCCCGCCCGCTGGCGGCGGATGATTTCGCCGGCTTCATCCGGACGGATAGGCGTCACCCGGACGGGTGCTGA
- a CDS encoding protein-glutamate methylesterase/protein-glutamine glutaminase has product MQKIKVLIVDDSASVRQTLSDILGSDPQIEVIATACDPFAAARHIAHQAPDVITLDIEMPRMDGITFLRKLMTQHPVPVVICSSLPEQGSDTLMQALEAGAVDVILKPRLGTRDFFQESADAIRDAVKAAANARLQKLPARRTVREQPPRKLTADVILPPPAARAMARTTEKVVCIGASTGGTESLREVLEALPVDTPGIVLVQHMPEVFTAAFARRLDGLCQVTVKEACDGDPVLRGHVLIAPGNRHTLLQRSGARYYVAVKDGPPVSRHRPSVDVLFRSAAQYAGANAVGIIMTGMGDDGANGLLEMKNAGALTIAQNEESCVVFGMPKEAIARGAATRIVPLDRLAAEICRADAL; this is encoded by the coding sequence ATGCAGAAGATCAAGGTTCTGATCGTCGATGATTCCGCCAGCGTCCGCCAGACGCTGTCCGACATCCTGGGGTCCGACCCGCAGATCGAGGTGATCGCCACCGCCTGCGACCCCTTCGCCGCCGCCCGGCACATCGCCCATCAGGCGCCCGATGTCATCACGCTCGACATCGAGATGCCGCGCATGGACGGCATCACCTTCCTGCGCAAGCTGATGACCCAGCACCCGGTGCCGGTGGTCATCTGTTCGTCCCTGCCCGAACAGGGGTCGGACACGCTGATGCAGGCGCTGGAAGCCGGGGCGGTGGACGTGATCCTGAAGCCGCGGCTGGGAACCCGCGATTTCTTCCAGGAATCCGCCGACGCCATCCGCGATGCGGTCAAGGCCGCGGCCAACGCCCGGCTGCAGAAGCTGCCCGCCCGCCGCACGGTGCGCGAACAGCCCCCCCGCAAGCTGACCGCCGACGTCATCCTGCCCCCGCCGGCGGCCCGCGCCATGGCCCGCACCACGGAAAAGGTGGTGTGCATCGGCGCCTCCACCGGGGGCACGGAATCCCTGCGCGAGGTGCTGGAGGCGCTGCCGGTGGATACCCCCGGCATCGTGCTGGTCCAGCACATGCCCGAGGTGTTCACCGCCGCCTTCGCCCGCCGCCTGGACGGGCTGTGCCAGGTGACGGTGAAGGAGGCGTGCGACGGCGACCCGGTGTTGCGGGGCCACGTGCTGATCGCGCCGGGCAACCGCCACACCCTGCTCCAGCGCAGCGGCGCGCGCTATTACGTCGCCGTCAAGGACGGGCCGCCGGTGTCGCGGCACCGCCCCTCGGTGGATGTGCTGTTCCGTTCCGCCGCCCAGTACGCGGGGGCCAACGCGGTCGGCATCATCATGACCGGCATGGGCGACGACGGGGCCAACGGCCTGCTGGAGATGAAGAACGCCGGCGCCCTGACCATCGCCCAGAACGAAGAGAGCTGCGTGGTCTTCGGCATGCCCAAGGAGGCCATCGCCCGCGGTGCCGCCACCCGCATCGTGCCGCTGGACCGGCTGGCGGCGGAAATATGCCGGGCGGATGCGCTGTGA
- a CDS encoding CheR family methyltransferase, with protein MLDHDETADVLSDDDFDRVASFILSACGICLPPTKKVMVEGRLRRRARRIGIGRLSDYLRLVFDTDGGGNEVIGLIDTLTTNKTDFFREPAHFTFLNRIILPELAQTGREAKLWSAACSIGAEPYTMAMVCNDFALGWPGFHYSILASDISTEVLATAARAVYPEEMIEPVPLPMRQRYVLRATDPSRKVVRMAPETRAPVRFARINLVDDRYAADRDMDVIFCRNLLIYFDRGTQDMVVRQLCGHLRPGGYLILGHTDSISGMTAPVQSCGNSIFRRK; from the coding sequence ATGCTTGATCACGACGAAACCGCCGATGTCCTGTCGGATGACGATTTCGACAGGGTGGCATCCTTCATCCTGTCGGCCTGCGGCATCTGCCTGCCGCCGACGAAGAAGGTGATGGTCGAGGGCCGCCTGCGCCGCCGTGCGCGGCGGATCGGCATCGGCCGGCTGTCCGATTATCTGCGGCTGGTCTTCGACACCGACGGCGGCGGGAACGAGGTGATCGGGCTGATCGACACCCTGACCACCAACAAGACCGATTTCTTCCGGGAACCGGCCCATTTCACGTTCCTCAACCGGATCATCCTGCCCGAACTGGCCCAGACGGGGCGCGAGGCCAAACTGTGGAGCGCGGCCTGCTCCATCGGGGCGGAGCCGTACACCATGGCGATGGTGTGCAACGACTTCGCCCTCGGGTGGCCGGGCTTCCACTACAGCATCCTGGCCAGCGACATCTCGACCGAGGTGCTGGCCACCGCCGCCCGCGCCGTCTATCCCGAAGAGATGATCGAGCCGGTGCCGCTGCCCATGCGCCAGCGCTATGTGCTGCGGGCGACCGATCCGTCCCGCAAGGTGGTGCGCATGGCCCCCGAAACCCGTGCGCCCGTGCGGTTCGCCCGCATCAACCTGGTGGATGACCGCTATGCCGCGGACCGCGACATGGACGTGATCTTCTGCCGCAACCTGCTGATCTATTTCGACCGGGGCACGCAGGACATGGTGGTGCGGCAGTTGTGCGGCCACCTGCGGCCCGGCGGCTATCTCATCCTTGGGCACACCGACAGCATCTCCGGCATGACGGCCCCCGTGCAATCCTGCGGCAACTCCATCTTCAGGCGGAAATGA
- a CDS encoding response regulator: MAKTILSVDDSASMRQMVKLTLSGAGYDVVEASDGREALTKAGSASVHMVLTDLNMPNMDGLTLIRELRKMPAYRGVPIVFLTTESDEGRKAEAKQSGATAWITKPFKQEQLLAVVRKVLG, from the coding sequence ATGGCGAAGACGATCCTGAGCGTTGATGATTCCGCAAGCATGCGGCAGATGGTGAAGCTGACCCTGAGCGGGGCCGGCTATGACGTGGTGGAGGCCAGCGACGGGCGCGAAGCCCTGACCAAGGCCGGGTCGGCCAGCGTGCACATGGTGCTGACCGACCTGAACATGCCCAACATGGATGGGCTGACCCTGATCCGCGAGCTGCGCAAGATGCCGGCGTACCGGGGGGTTCCCATCGTCTTCCTGACCACCGAATCCGACGAGGGCCGCAAGGCCGAAGCCAAGCAGTCGGGCGCCACCGCCTGGATCACCAAGCCGTTCAAGCAGGAACAGCTTCTGGCGGTCGTCCGCAAGGTGCTGGGCTGA
- a CDS encoding response regulator, whose product MRILIADDHPLYLNAVQVLLERLIDGISIDLAQSLDQLIALIDSGHPADLLLLDYSMPGMRGPEGVSTVVKAARGAPVVVMSGVACPTDVGACIAAGARGFLPKTLDNKVFSSALNVILNGGSYLPAEMHQVLYSPPAPMAVPPAPSAAPPLAAGDPAGPAVPPDDGHGFTERERTIMAMIIEGRSNKEIARILDLREVTIKVQLTRIYKKLGAKNRAQAATIIAQADILS is encoded by the coding sequence ATGCGAATACTTATCGCCGACGATCATCCGCTCTATCTCAATGCCGTTCAGGTGTTGCTCGAACGGCTGATCGACGGGATTTCAATAGATCTGGCGCAGAGTCTGGATCAATTGATCGCACTTATTGATAGTGGGCACCCGGCTGATCTTCTATTACTTGACTATTCGATGCCGGGTATGCGGGGGCCGGAAGGTGTGAGTACGGTGGTCAAGGCGGCGCGCGGGGCACCGGTGGTGGTGATGTCGGGGGTGGCGTGCCCCACCGACGTCGGCGCCTGCATCGCCGCCGGGGCCCGCGGCTTCCTGCCCAAGACGCTCGACAACAAGGTGTTCTCCTCGGCCCTCAACGTGATTCTCAACGGCGGTTCGTACCTGCCGGCCGAAATGCATCAGGTGCTCTACAGCCCCCCTGCTCCCATGGCCGTCCCCCCGGCTCCGTCCGCCGCCCCGCCCCTTGCGGCGGGGGATCCCGCCGGCCCCGCCGTGCCCCCGGACGACGGGCACGGGTTCACCGAGCGTGAGCGCACCATCATGGCGATGATCATCGAGGGACGCTCGAACAAGGAGATCGCCCGCATCCTCGACCTGCGGGAGGTGACCATCAAGGTCCAGCTCACCCGCATCTACAAGAAGCTGGGGGCGAAGAACCGCGCACAGGCGGCGACCATCATCGCCCAGGCCGACATCCTGTCCTGA
- a CDS encoding response regulator has protein sequence MDPAGADSSAAAETAPCAKGEILIVEDAPESLALLSHILMRAGYAVRQAPDGELALWTLNTRLPDLLLLDVRMPGIDGFEVCRRLKADPRLSTVPVIFLSALDSVEDKVKGLALGAVDYIAKPYRSEEVLARVDTHITLSRLRQALDAIREQLDQRVSERTAELEHQKQEMANVLAALDMAGDGIVKIGPDDRISYANHALPATFGLPGMSELAGWRIEDIPTGGRPLIDPADMRALRDTVNRIGHWQGELALWRAGETTARRLLAHVRALPDGGQVAILTDVTNVRRREEEQRRLELELKQARRLEALGQLASGVAHDFNNLLGAILGFAQFIAEDTGDDTPHHRYASRIIKAGQQAKSLIGQIMTFSQRQEEAAEAIDLGTMVDENLSILKAVSAPSTALCVTRPDGPVVIAGQRNQLVQILMNLVVNGSEALQGRPGTVTIELAHIDAAASGIPRPPAAGPADPVSSDPAAAGGPVTWTDAGGWLGAALGTPPAAGPCIRLTVRDDGEGMTAETLARIFTPFFTTKGPVGGSGLGLAVVHRVVTAHRGAITVTTAPGCGSRFDVVFPEPEDGGMSPAESADTTAAVRHKGSILLVDDSTHFGDMLMTALFRLGYEISVCDDPVDAVGYVQEDPGAWDLVITDQAMMNMSGTELVAAVKQIRPGLPCIICTAFPAGITEEAARQAGADGFATKPLDLGKFSVMVKEVLTR, from the coding sequence ATGGATCCAGCCGGTGCGGACTCTTCCGCCGCGGCCGAGACGGCCCCCTGCGCCAAGGGCGAGATCCTCATCGTCGAGGATGCTCCCGAATCCCTGGCCCTGCTGTCCCACATCCTGATGCGGGCGGGATACGCCGTGCGCCAGGCGCCCGACGGCGAACTGGCGTTGTGGACCCTGAACACCCGGCTTCCCGATCTTCTGCTGCTGGACGTGCGCATGCCCGGCATCGACGGGTTCGAGGTGTGCCGCCGGCTGAAGGCCGATCCGCGCCTGTCCACGGTCCCGGTCATCTTCCTGTCGGCCCTGGATTCGGTGGAGGACAAGGTGAAGGGTCTGGCGCTGGGCGCGGTTGACTACATCGCCAAACCCTACCGCAGCGAAGAGGTGCTGGCCCGCGTCGATACCCACATCACCCTGTCGCGCCTGCGTCAGGCGCTGGACGCCATCCGCGAACAGCTCGACCAGCGGGTCAGCGAACGCACCGCGGAGCTGGAACACCAGAAACAGGAGATGGCCAACGTCCTGGCCGCCCTGGACATGGCCGGCGACGGCATCGTCAAGATCGGGCCGGACGACCGCATCAGCTATGCCAACCACGCCCTGCCGGCCACCTTCGGCCTGCCGGGAATGAGCGAACTGGCCGGCTGGCGGATCGAGGACATCCCGACCGGCGGCCGCCCCCTGATCGATCCCGCCGACATGCGGGCGCTGCGCGACACCGTGAACCGCATCGGCCACTGGCAAGGCGAGCTGGCGCTGTGGCGGGCGGGCGAAACCACGGCCCGGCGGCTGCTGGCCCATGTGCGCGCCCTGCCCGACGGGGGGCAGGTGGCGATCCTGACCGACGTGACCAACGTCCGGCGGCGGGAGGAGGAGCAGCGCCGGCTGGAGCTGGAGCTGAAGCAGGCCCGGCGGCTGGAAGCCCTGGGCCAACTGGCCAGCGGCGTGGCCCACGATTTCAACAACCTGCTGGGCGCCATTCTGGGATTCGCCCAGTTCATCGCCGAAGACACCGGGGACGACACCCCCCACCACCGCTATGCCAGCCGCATCATCAAGGCCGGGCAGCAGGCCAAATCCCTGATCGGCCAGATCATGACCTTCTCCCAGCGGCAGGAGGAGGCGGCGGAGGCCATCGACCTGGGGACGATGGTGGACGAGAACCTGTCGATCCTCAAGGCCGTCTCCGCCCCCAGCACCGCCCTCTGCGTGACCCGGCCCGACGGGCCGGTGGTGATCGCCGGCCAGCGCAACCAGCTGGTCCAGATCCTGATGAATCTGGTGGTCAACGGCAGCGAGGCGCTGCAGGGCCGGCCCGGCACCGTCACCATCGAACTGGCCCACATCGATGCGGCGGCGTCCGGCATCCCCCGCCCGCCCGCCGCCGGTCCTGCGGATCCGGTCTCGTCCGATCCGGCCGCCGCCGGGGGGCCGGTGACGTGGACGGACGCGGGCGGGTGGCTGGGCGCGGCCCTGGGTACTCCGCCCGCCGCCGGCCCCTGCATCCGGCTGACGGTCCGGGACGACGGCGAAGGCATGACCGCCGAAACGCTGGCGCGGATCTTCACCCCCTTTTTCACCACCAAGGGCCCCGTCGGGGGATCCGGCCTTGGCCTTGCGGTGGTGCACCGGGTCGTCACCGCCCACCGGGGCGCCATCACCGTCACCACCGCGCCGGGCTGCGGCAGCCGCTTCGACGTGGTGTTCCCGGAACCGGAGGACGGCGGCATGTCACCGGCGGAAAGCGCGGACACGACGGCCGCCGTCCGCCACAAGGGCTCGATCCTGCTGGTGGACGACAGCACGCATTTCGGCGACATGCTGATGACCGCCCTGTTCCGCCTGGGATACGAGATCTCGGTGTGCGACGACCCGGTGGACGCCGTCGGCTATGTCCAGGAAGACCCCGGTGCGTGGGATCTGGTCATCACCGATCAGGCGATGATGAACATGAGCGGCACCGAGCTGGTGGCCGCCGTCAAGCAGATCAGGCCCGGCCTTCCCTGCATCATCTGCACCGCCTTCCCCGCCGGCATCACCGAAGAGGCGGCACGCCAGGCCGGGGCCGACGGTTTCGCGACCAAGCCCCTGGACCTGGGAAAGTTCTCGGTGATGGTCAAGGAGGTTCTGACCCGGTGA
- a CDS encoding zinc ribbon domain-containing protein YjdM, with product MSDDLKCPQCGSEHVYPDGELWICPECAHEWNPAAADAATDGAGDQVVKDANGNVLSDGDSVTVIKDLKVKGSSLVVKGGTKVKNIRLTDGADGHNIACKIDGIGAMNLKSEFVKKA from the coding sequence ATGAGCGACGATCTGAAGTGCCCGCAGTGCGGTTCCGAACACGTCTACCCGGACGGCGAGCTGTGGATCTGCCCCGAATGCGCCCATGAATGGAACCCCGCCGCCGCGGACGCCGCCACCGACGGGGCCGGCGACCAGGTGGTCAAGGACGCCAACGGCAACGTGCTGAGCGACGGCGACAGCGTGACCGTGATCAAGGATCTGAAGGTCAAGGGCTCGTCCCTGGTGGTCAAGGGCGGCACCAAGGTGAAGAACATCCGCCTGACCGACGGGGCCGACGGGCACAACATCGCCTGCAAGATCGACGGCATCGGGGCCATGAACCTGAAGTCGGAATTCGTCAAGAAGGCATAA
- a CDS encoding RsmD family RNA methyltransferase has product MVRGVVVAVRIVGGKHRGRTLSAPSGRDVRPTSDRTREALFNILAHCGWGPDGESPIGGAVVLDAFCGTGALALEALSRGAARAVMLDMGRGPLDCARANAAALGESASTLILRGDATKPPPPKEPATLAFLDPPYGRGLGEKALAALAAGGWFAPRAVVMLEETASVTPILPDGFAPLDERLYGDTRVTFLRWG; this is encoded by the coding sequence ATGGTCCGCGGGGTGGTGGTGGCCGTGCGGATCGTCGGCGGTAAGCACCGCGGGCGCACCCTGTCGGCCCCGTCGGGCCGTGACGTGCGCCCCACCAGCGACCGCACGCGGGAGGCTCTGTTCAACATCCTCGCCCATTGCGGCTGGGGACCGGACGGCGAATCGCCCATCGGCGGCGCCGTGGTGCTGGATGCCTTCTGCGGCACCGGCGCCCTGGCGCTGGAGGCGCTGTCGCGCGGCGCGGCGCGGGCCGTGATGCTGGACATGGGGCGCGGGCCGCTGGACTGCGCGCGGGCCAACGCCGCCGCCTTGGGCGAAAGCGCCTCCACCCTGATCCTGCGCGGTGACGCCACCAAACCGCCGCCGCCGAAAGAGCCGGCGACGCTGGCCTTTCTCGACCCGCCCTATGGCCGCGGTCTGGGGGAAAAGGCCCTGGCCGCCCTGGCCGCCGGCGGCTGGTTCGCACCCCGGGCGGTGGTGATGCTGGAAGAAACCGCATCGGTCACGCCCATCCTTCCCGACGGCTTCGCCCCGCTGGACGAGCGGCTTTATGGCGACACGCGGGTGACCTTCCTGCGCTGGGGCTGA
- a CDS encoding pseudouridine synthase, with product MDTPETDSVDGTGASAAPEAGERIAKRLARAGLCSRRDAERWIAEGRVEVNGRTLDSPACVVRPGDTLVVDGKPVPEPEPARLWRYHKPSGLVTTARDEKGRDTVFSALPSDMPRVVSVGRLDLTTEGLLLLTNDGELARFLELPATGWTRRYRVRVHGMVNEKQLANLSKGLTIEGIHYGPIEAVLDRVQGANAWLTVGIKEGKNREIRKVMETLGLVVTRLIRIAYGPFQLGKLDEGAVEEVPKRVLKDQLARFFAAQSGEDAEPSKPAAKASPKPARRPAAPKAASPRAEAPALKSRPARSERFSDERPAGNRFGGDERPAPKGRPVRGERFGDERPAGNRFGGDERPAPKGRPVRGERFGDERPAGNRFGGDERPAPKGRPVRGERFGDERPAGNRFGGDERPAPKGRPARGERFGDERPAGNRFGGDERPAPKGRPVRGERFGDERPAGNRFGGDERPAPKGRPVRGERFGDERPAGNRFGGDERPAPKGRPVRGERFGDERPAGNRFGGDERPAPKGRPAKPAPAKSASPKSAPQKPAPAGRGDARTEAPRPQGNRASFSERLRLDRPEGGKPGNGPRGGGGRADRRR from the coding sequence ATGGACACCCCTGAGACTGATTCTGTGGACGGCACCGGCGCTTCTGCGGCCCCGGAGGCTGGTGAACGCATCGCCAAACGGCTGGCGCGCGCGGGCCTGTGCTCGCGCCGCGATGCGGAGCGTTGGATTGCCGAGGGCCGCGTGGAGGTCAACGGCCGCACCCTGGACAGCCCGGCCTGCGTCGTGCGCCCCGGCGACACGCTGGTGGTGGACGGCAAGCCGGTGCCCGAGCCGGAACCGGCCCGCCTGTGGCGCTATCACAAGCCGTCCGGGCTGGTCACCACGGCGCGGGACGAAAAGGGGCGCGACACCGTGTTCAGCGCCCTGCCGTCCGACATGCCGCGGGTGGTGTCCGTGGGCCGTCTCGACCTGACCACCGAAGGGCTGCTGCTGCTGACCAACGACGGTGAGCTGGCGCGGTTCCTGGAGTTGCCCGCCACCGGCTGGACCCGCCGCTACCGCGTGCGCGTCCACGGCATGGTGAACGAGAAGCAGCTTGCCAACCTGTCCAAGGGCCTGACCATCGAGGGCATCCATTACGGCCCCATCGAAGCGGTGCTGGACCGGGTGCAGGGGGCCAACGCCTGGCTGACCGTCGGCATCAAGGAAGGCAAGAACCGCGAAATCCGCAAGGTGATGGAAACGCTGGGTCTGGTGGTGACCCGCCTGATCCGCATCGCCTATGGCCCCTTCCAGTTGGGCAAGCTGGACGAGGGCGCGGTGGAAGAGGTGCCGAAGCGGGTGCTGAAGGACCAGCTCGCCCGTTTCTTCGCCGCCCAGAGCGGTGAGGATGCCGAGCCGTCCAAGCCTGCCGCAAAGGCCTCTCCCAAGCCGGCCCGCCGTCCGGCGGCGCCCAAGGCCGCAAGCCCCCGTGCGGAGGCCCCGGCGCTCAAGAGCCGCCCGGCCCGCAGCGAGCGTTTCAGCGACGAGCGTCCCGCCGGTAACCGCTTTGGCGGCGATGAGCGCCCGGCGCCGAAGGGCCGTCCGGTGCGAGGCGAGCGTTTCGGCGACGAGCGTCCCGCCGGCAACCGCTTTGGCGGCGACGAGCGCCCGGCGCCGAAGGGCCGTCCGGTGCGAGGCGAGCGTTTCGGTGACGAACGTCCCGCCGGCAACCGCTTTGGCGGCGACGAGCGCCCGGCGCCGAAGGGCCGTCCGGTGCGAGGCGAGCGTTTCGGCGACGAGCGTCCCGCCGGCAACCGCTTTGGCGGCGACGAGCGCCCGGCGCCGAAGGGCCGTCCGGCGCGAGGCGAGCGTTTCGGCGACGAGCGTCCCGCCGGCAATCGCTTCGGCGGGGACGAGCGCCCGGCGCCGAAGGGCCGTCCGGTGCGAGGCGAGCGTTTCGGCGACGAGCGTCCCGCCGGCAACCGTTTTGGCGGCGATGAGCGTCCGGCGCCGAAGGGCCGTCCGGTGCGAGGCGAGCGTTTCGGCGACGAACGTCCCGCCGGCAACCGCTTCGGCGGCGATGAACGCCCGGCGCCGAAGGGCCGTCCGGTGCGAGGCGAGCGTTTTGGTGACGAACGTCCCGCCGGCAACCGCTTTGGCGGCGACGAGCGCCCGGCACCGAAGGGCCGCCCGGCCAAGCCGGCGCCCGCGAAGTCTGCTTCCCCGAAGTCCGCCCCCCAGAAGCCGGCCCCGGCGGGCCGCGGGGACGCGCGGACGGAGGCGCCGCGGCCCCAGGGCAACCGGGCGTCCTTCAGCGAGCGCCTGCGTCTGGACCGGCCCGAGGGCGGCAAGCCCGGCAATGGTCCGCGGGGTGGTGGTGGCCGTGCGGATCGTCGGCGGTAA
- a CDS encoding dodecin — translation MEHHVYKKVDIVGTAEGSIEAAISAGVERAASTLNHVDWFEVKEIRGAVRGGKVAQYQVVMQVGFRLED, via the coding sequence ATGGAACACCATGTCTATAAGAAGGTCGATATCGTCGGCACCGCGGAAGGGAGCATCGAGGCGGCGATTTCCGCCGGTGTCGAACGCGCCGCATCCACCCTCAACCATGTGGACTGGTTCGAGGTGAAGGAAATCCGCGGTGCGGTGCGCGGCGGCAAGGTCGCCCAGTATCAGGTGGTGATGCAGGTGGGGTTCCGGCTGGAGGATTGA